In one window of Methanosarcina vacuolata Z-761 DNA:
- a CDS encoding PGF-CTERM sorting domain-containing protein produces MKKYLPMILMLIFISGAVLSIAVAGAADNPVVSETTSKIIQTNESVNKSANQSTSQNKTCNINQNESANQNESTNQTEPVTKTPVAEQKFRVGPTVVLRPVNDVITKDEDGLVELYIDNPSLNDITLNVDARVSVPSGIHVYGQEFAQSGAAGTAYGTFSVPPGKSRTISINLKGDKVGTYTVHFSGLYWPGDNKDNFNPLSLSHPFEVKEASENTEEATSSSESEGSEAGNTEGVKAEGEGSISAPGFGILIAAIGLLGVYAVKRK; encoded by the coding sequence TTGAAAAAATATTTGCCTATGATACTGATGTTGATCTTTATTTCCGGGGCTGTATTATCAATTGCTGTTGCTGGTGCAGCCGATAACCCAGTAGTAAGTGAAACAACATCAAAGATTATACAGACCAACGAATCCGTCAATAAATCTGCTAATCAATCCACATCACAGAATAAGACATGTAACATAAACCAGAACGAGTCTGCAAACCAGAATGAGTCCACAAACCAGACCGAACCTGTAACAAAAACTCCTGTGGCAGAACAGAAGTTCAGGGTGGGCCCAACTGTTGTACTGAGGCCAGTTAATGATGTAATAACCAAAGACGAAGATGGCCTTGTTGAACTCTATATTGATAACCCATCTCTCAATGATATAACTCTTAATGTAGATGCAAGGGTTAGCGTACCTTCTGGAATCCATGTATATGGACAGGAGTTTGCTCAGAGTGGTGCAGCAGGTACGGCTTATGGAACATTTTCCGTACCCCCAGGAAAGTCCCGGACAATCTCTATAAATCTCAAGGGAGACAAAGTAGGCACCTATACTGTACATTTCAGCGGCCTCTACTGGCCTGGAGACAATAAGGACAATTTCAACCCGCTTTCGCTCAGCCATCCCTTTGAAGTCAAGGAAGCTTCCGAAAATACCGAAGAGGCTACCAGCTCCAGTGAGAGTGAAGGATCCGAAGCTGGAAATACCGAAGGAGTAAAAGCTGAAGGAGAGGGCTCAATTAGCGCCCCAGGATTTGGAATATTAATTGCAGCTATAGGCCTGTTAGGGGTTTATGCTGTTAAGAGGAAGTAA
- a CDS encoding ATP-binding protein — protein sequence MSLISKHTFFKYLPFDKVGAHCLFQLISIRYEKNSMILTSNKSYGEWENVYEFFPNLEVFLQLL from the coding sequence CTGTCACTAATTTCAAAGCATACATTTTTCAAATATCTCCCATTTGACAAAGTAGGAGCTCACTGTTTATTTCAGCTAATTTCAATACGTTATGAAAAGAATTCAATGATCTTAACATCGAATAAATCCTATGGAGAATGGGAGAACGTCTATGAATTTTTCCCAAATTTGGAGGTATTTTTGCAACTGCTGTAA